The genomic interval TTCAGTCTTTCTAGGAGAATGAAAATGCACGCCTTCCACAAGGTGCCCCATGTACAGGTTTTTcaagtgttaagttttctctgctAGAGTTTCTTGCTGGCACTCTGACATGCAAACCTTCAATAATTCTGCAAAAGTAGTGCTGAGGTTTGCAGCAAATTATTGGCCTTTGACATGTACTGTTTTCCACTCAATGGGTTCAGAGTGCAGATGTGCATGTTGCTCACGGGAGTATTAGTCTAGTTAATTATGAACGAGACAATATTTTGCTAGTTGAAGGATATTGGTGTGTGGTCTTGTTTTTCTGGACTTTGGGCAGTTCAGgattaatatttttctgtatattgAGCCTACTCTTTGTAGAGCCAGTGCTTTGAACTTGGTCTTGTTGTTGAGGTGGGATTCCTACAGCTTTTTTAAAAGTATGAGATTGTGTGCAGTTCACTCCAGTAACTGCATATAGCGCATGCAACACCTGTAACCTTGCTGAGCTTGATAGGTGGGGTAGTGGGTGTTAAACTTCTGCCTGCCCTCTAACAGTGTCGTCTACTGCAATCTCTCCTTTTACAGATTTGGCCGCATTGGTCGTCTTGTTACACGTGCTGCAGTGCTTTCTGGGAAGGTGGAAGTTGTGGCCATCAATGACCCCTTTATTGACTTGGACTACATGGTAAGAGGTGGGGATGATGACAGCAGTTGAAATGTCTTGTAATTTGACAGGATAGTTgacactttttatatattttatatataggtGTATATGTTCAAGTATGATTCTACACATGGACGCTTCAAGGGTGATGTAAAGGCTGAGGGTGGAAAACTGCTAGTCAATGGCAAAGCTGTTAAGGTTTTCCAAGAGTAAGTATGGTTATGTCTAGGGGTTCATGGGCAACATtttattgaaatactgtataaaagcaGATTATCGTATGCCTAGATGAACATTTGCCAAGCAGACTTGAAGGTTTTAATTGCAACCCTTGGAAGGGGTTAATTGTGCACATCTCCTACCCATCTGGTGCCAATATTCTCCCACTTAAGTTATTCCTAGATCCTTGCTAAAGGGGGTAGTGATCTTAAATTGGCCTTTCAGTTCCAGTATTCCGCAAAGATGGCCATTATACTTCCATTTAAGCAGCATTGGTTGTTGCACATTAAACAATATTTGCAAAGTAAATGTTTACTGCAAATTGAGGTTTTTGTACACTATCAAATctgattttatttccttttatggaAAGTTTGGGCTATAAtcctttgccatttttttttggtgtttgaaAGAagcaactttaaaatgtcaaaacaaatcTTTAGCAGGCCTGAAAAATAGTTCCTGCACCATCCGttacctgcttcttaaatagtAATATttgaggaatttttttttataaagaagctGATTAACTGCGGCATCCAtagttttaacacttttttttttttttttttttaacattcaactcaaactatttaaaaatcattacatGCTAGTCATACATCCTATGTTCAGAGAAAATTGCTAACATCCTAGTAGCAACTTAGTTTTGTAGGCCTCTGGAGTTTGCTTACAGGAGCACCTCTCTGAAGGCTTTGGCTCAATTTGTGCTCCTTTATTACAGACGTGACCCTACCAACATCAAATGGGGTGAGGCTGGTGCAGACTATGTTGTGGAGTCTACTGGTGTCTTCACTACAACTGAAAAGGCCTCTGTGAGTATCTGTCTTTAATGGTTTTTTCATCCGTTTGCGATTATATTATTCAGTCTAATATGTGGTTTCTTTCAGGCTCACCTGAAAGGCGGTGCAAAACGTGTCATTATCTCAGCTCCCAGTGCTGATGCACCCATGTTTGTTGTTGGAGTCAACCATGAGAAATATGACAATTCCTTGAAAGTGGTTAGGTATGACATTATCTGCTTTGTTTCAACCATTTTTAATTTGTACATCTGCCAGCTCAGCTGGAGAGTGCCAGAATAGGTTTTTGCTGTAAAATTACAATAACaggtgtgggttttttttttttttttttttttttttttttaattttatagtaaTGCTTCTTGCACCACCAATTGCCTTGCTCCTCTGGCCAAAGTTATTAATGACAACTTCACTATCATTGAAGGTCTCATGGTAAGAATCTTGTCCTGTTTGAGTCTAGTCTAGCATTTTCAATATCTAAAGGTATTTGGACGTGGCTTTGGTTAGGTCAACAGTTAAACTAAgattattttcattctttctaCACCAGACAACTGTCCATGCATATACAGCAACTCAAAAGACTGTGGATGGACCATCTGGCAAACTGTGGCGTGATGGTAGAGGTGCTCACCAGAACATCATCCCTGCTAGCACTGGTGCTGCCAAGGCTGTGGCCAAAGTTATTCCTGAGCTGAATGGGTCAGTGTCTTTTTGTAGGAAATTGGTCACAATTTAAGACCTAGCTATGATGGGAATTTGAAGtcctgaaacttttttttttttttttatatatataaaatcattttagcaAGCTGACTGGAATGGCTTTCCGTGTACCAACTCCCAATGTGTCAGTAGTAGACCTGACTTGCCGCTTGGAGAAACCAGTATGTATGGCATGGTTCAGTTGATCTAATGGAGAGCTTTGCATTACTTTTTGCATCTTGTTTCTAATGGTAAgcaatttttgctttttaaaggcGAAGTATGAAGATATCAAGAAAGTAGTCAAAGCTGCTGCTGAGGGACCTATGAAAGGAATTCTGGGATACACAGAAGACCAGGTGAGTAGCTTAGGCCAAACTTCCAAAAGTGACTAGCACA from Erpetoichthys calabaricus chromosome 9, fErpCal1.3, whole genome shotgun sequence carries:
- the gapdh gene encoding glyceraldehyde-3-phosphate dehydrogenase — encoded protein: MVKIGINGFGRIGRLVTRAAVLSGKVEVVAINDPFIDLDYMVYMFKYDSTHGRFKGDVKAEGGKLLVNGKAVKVFQERDPTNIKWGEAGADYVVESTGVFTTTEKASAHLKGGAKRVIISAPSADAPMFVVGVNHEKYDNSLKVVSNASCTTNCLAPLAKVINDNFTIIEGLMTTVHAYTATQKTVDGPSGKLWRDGRGAHQNIIPASTGAAKAVAKVIPELNGKLTGMAFRVPTPNVSVVDLTCRLEKPAKYEDIKKVVKAAAEGPMKGILGYTEDQVVSSDFNGDHNSSIFDAGAGISLNDHFVKLVSWYDNEFGYSNRVVDLICHMASKE